One window of Nakaseomyces glabratus chromosome A, complete sequence genomic DNA carries:
- the GET1 gene encoding GET complex subunit GET1 (CAGL0A00253g~Ortholog(s) have protein membrane anchor activity, role in protein insertion into ER membrane, retrograde vesicle-mediated transport, Golgi to ER and GET complex, mitochondrion localization), producing MSWVVAIAVVFVVVLKVLEYSTSYHDLVLQSLFFKNSPISVKFETLVKERRSIQEENKSISAQDNYAKWTKNNRKLDKLDKEITELGAQLKAHNEQIKGHLKKVKLLLLTVPFLCFKLWKGKHIVYNLPHHQMFPQLVAGVWSQGWLYLAILPLQLAKSIVTGSSFAIETASFPHMGVSLGIWLWALNSVISNIEFMTMQLWAKPVSKPSKKLEIVTDEIKVD from the coding sequence atgagTTGGGTAGTTGCCATTGCGGTGGTGTTCGTGGTTGTTTTGAAAGTGTTGGAGTACTCGACTTCGTACCATGATCTAGTGTTGCAGTCGCtgttcttcaagaacagCCCTATCTCTGTGAAGTTTGAGACGCTGGTAAAGGAGCGTCGCTCCATACAGGAGGAGAACAAGTCCATTTCTGCGCAGGATAACTACGCAAAGTGGACTAAGAACAACAGGAAATTGGATAAACTGGACAAAGAGATAACGGAACTAGGTGCTCAACTGAAAGCTCATAATGAACAAATAAAGGGCCACCTGAAAAAGGTCAAGCTGCTTTTGCTCACAGTGCCATTCCTATGTTTCAAATTGTGGAAGGGTAAGCATATAGTTTACAACCTACCTCACCATCAAATGTTCCCTCAATTAGTCGCTGGTGTTTGGAGTCAAGGATGGCTGTATTTGGCAATTCTGCCATTGCAGTTAGCTAAATCAATTGTCACAGGATCTTCCTTTGCCATCGAGACCGCTAGCTTCCCACACATGGGTGTCTCATTAGGAATATGGCTTTGGGCTTTGAATAGTGTCATTAGTAACATAGAATTCATGACTATGCAATTGTGGGCCAAGCCTGTTAGTAAGCCTTCcaaaaaattggaaataGTTACTGATGAAATAAAAGTTGATTGA
- the CKB1 gene encoding casein kinase 2 regulatory subunit CKB1 (CAGL0A00275g~Ortholog(s) have protein serine/threonine kinase inhibitor activity): MSEYMEDNSHSDDSGTYDEWIPSFCSRFGHEYFCQVPTDFIEDDFNMTSLAQEVPHYRKALDLILDLEMVSDEEDMDEKESGAESSSGANNNGGVNSKALVNRNIIGHAAEQLYGLIHARYILTKPGLQAMAEKFDHKDFGTCPRYFCHGMQLLPCGLSDTIGKQAVRLYCPSCQDLYLPQSSRHLCLEGAYWGTSFPGVFLKHFKELEEYVERKNKESYELKVFGFRINDQAVSGPRMKWLRQYPVTEEDWEEFNKCEFEMPIVE, encoded by the coding sequence ATGAGTGAGTATATGGAGGATAATTCGCACTCTGACGATAGTGGGACCTACGACGAGTGGATTCCTTCATTTTGTTCGCGGTTCGGTCATGAGTACTTCTGTCAGGTTCCCACTGATTTTATAGAGGATGATTTCAACATGACATCTTTGGCGCAGGAAGTGCCACACTACAGAAAGGCGCTTGATCTTATCCTTGATCTGGAGATGGTGAGCGATGAGGAGGACATGGATGAGAAGGAGAGCGGTGCGGAGAGTAGTAGCGGTGCAAACAATAACGGTGGAGTTAATTCCAAGGCCCTAGTAAATAGAAACATTATTGGCCACGCAGCAGAACAACTATACGGTCTGATACACGCACGTTACATACTGACTAAGCCAGGTTTGCAGGCCATGGCTGAGAAATTCGATCACAAGGATTTCGGTACTTGTCCGAGATACTTCTGCCATGGTATGCAGTTATTGCCATGCGGTCTGAGTGATACGATAGGTAAACAAGCAGTAAGGCTCTATTGTCCCAGCTGCCAGGACTTATACTTACCACAGAGTTCGCGTCATCTATGTCTAGAAGGTGCCTACTGGGGTACAAGTTTCCCAGGTGTCTTTTTAAAGCATTTCAAGGAGTTGGAAGAATACGTagagagaaaaaacaaagaatcATATGAACTGAAAGTGTTTGGTTTCAGGATAAACGATCAGGCTGTTTCAGGCCCTAGAATGAAGTGGTTAAGGCAATACCCAGTCACGGAAGAAGACTGGGAAGAGTTCAATAAATGCGAATTCGAAATGCCAATAGTAGAATGA
- the JAC1 gene encoding J-type chaperone JAC1 (CAGL0A00297g~Ortholog(s) have ATPase activator activity, chaperone binding activity, role in aerobic respiration, iron-sulfur cluster assembly and mitochondrion localization) → MLRCARLPTSGIRQVLQRRWIVSYYELFPGTFPDSQPRWDVDLGKLRKEYRKLQAEVHPDKIQKEQEADSEQSSLLNKAYHALKDPLTRSQHMIQILKDVDLTVDSVAREYTQMDPELLMDVMDVHEQLLDANSRDEVREIEKVNKQRIEKIEAELKECYDNKEYERAINLTARLKYWKNVASAVKDWAPGKPIDLKH, encoded by the coding sequence ATGCTGAGATGTGCCAGGTTACCGACCAGTGGGATTAGACAAGTTTTGCAAAGACGGTGGATAGTGAGCTATTATGAGCTATTTCCAGGGACGTTCCCAGATAGCCAACCTCGCTGGGATGTGGATCTTGGCAAGCTAAGGAAAGAATACAGGAAATTACAAGCTGAGGTGCACCCTGATAAGATACaaaaagagcaagaagCCGACTCAGAGCAATCTTCTTTACTAAATAAAGCTTATCATGCCTTAAAGGATCCCTTAACTAGGTCTCAACATATGATTCAGATCCTAAAGGACGTGGATCTGACTGTTGATAGTGTCGCCAGGGAATATACACAAATGGACCCTGAATTGCTGATGGATGTCATGGACGTTCATGAGCAATTGCTTGATGCTAATAGCCGGGATGAAGTAAGAGAGATAGAGAAGGTCAACAAGCAGCGCAtagaaaaaatagaagCAGAATTAAAGGAATGCTACGATAACAAGGAGTATGAAAGAGCAATCAATCTCACAGCACGACTCAAATACTGGAAGAATGTAGCATCAGCAGTTAAGGATTGGGCGCCAGGGAAACCTATTGATTTGAAGCATTGA
- the ATE1 gene encoding arginyltransferase (CAGL0A00319g~Ortholog(s) have arginyltransferase activity, role in protein arginylation and cytosol, nucleus localization) — protein sequence MENKLIIHRPLYFSDKSDCGYCHGKKAKGSDFYSLESWYERIKENADSEVEELPVRSCTVGFQCENMTVAMYDQMCNMGFRRSGLFVYKMDALRSCCRLYTIRTRPDWFKLTKDMRKCINRFRKHVLGEPVANAKTQGYVEDIVDIEGQSDSINFYTRFGPAVYTDEKYELFSIYQERVHQDFDHSKKGFKRFLCDAPFTQGVIMGTEEEWEQLNNWKSMKPGERLLRTGPVHESYYYKGKLIALAVTDFLPSGISSVYFIWHPDYHKWSLGKLSALRELSLVSKTNLKYYYLGYYIDDCKKMNYKANYGGELLDSCTERYFKLSQVKDMIRGGKLFMVGTQGHDISREVALSDAIRDCIYQTDAFDIASDDNVAEKVYGTSSNIYRPQYLKEVISFLKTSGLEYDFPIYNDGVFNQYAKRIAKDGEDPDFTIPSICPGLIPLWELKDLLMSGKLQKELTGRTLVFDTSFGFIRKLEPWEDEDSTTKTAICDVVRLLGLEMASNSIVVV from the coding sequence ATGGAGAATAAGTTGATAATTCATAGGCCGCTGTACTTTTCTGATAAGAGTGACTGTGGCTATTGCCATGGGAAGAAGGCTAAAGGCAGCGACTTTTACTCGTTGGAATCCTGGTAtgaaagaataaaagaGAATGCTGATTCTGAAGTAGAGGAGCTACCCGTGAGGAGCTGCACTGTCGGTTTCCAATGTGAGAATATGACCGTAGCCATGTATGATCAAATGTGTAATATGGGTTTTCGTAGGTCAGGGTTGTTTGTGTACAAGATGGATGCGTTGCGAAGCTGCTGTCGGCTCTACACTATCAGAACTAGACCGGATTGGTTTAAGCTGACTAAGGACATGCGAAAGTGTATTAACCGGTTTCGAAAGCATGTGCTGGGCGAGCCTGTGGCTAACGCAAAAACGCAGGGCTATGTTGAGGATATTGTGGACATTGAAGGTCAGAGCGACAGTATAAACTTCTACACCAGATTTGGGCCAGCAGTATATACTGATGAGAAGTATgaattgttttcaatttatcaaGAACGTGTCCATCAAGATTTTGATCACAGTAAGAAGGGCTTTAAGAGGTTTCTTTGCGATGCTCCATTTACGCAAGGAGTAATCATGGGAACCGAGGAAGAATGGGAACAATTAAACAACTGGAAGTCAATGAAACCTGGGGAGAGGCTTTTAAGAACAGGTCCCGTTCATGaaagttattattataaagGTAAACTGATTGCCCTTGCTGTTACAGACTTTCTACCGAGCGGAATTTCGTCggtttattttatttggCATCCTGACTATCACAAATGGTCATTAGGTAAACTGAGTGCATTGAGAGAACTCTCCCTTGTATCCAAGACTAACTTGAAGTACTATTATCTGGGTTATTACATAGATGATTGTAAAAAAATGAACTATAAGGCCAATTACGGGGGAGAATTGCTTGATTCATGCACCGAAAGATACTTTAAATTGTCCCAGGTTAAGGACATGATCAGAGGTGGGAAGTTATTCATGGTGGGAACACAAGGTCACGATATTAGCAGGGAAGTTGCTTTATCCGATGCTATCAGAGATTGCATTTATCAGACAGACGCGTTTGATATAGCCAGCGATGATAATGTGGCAGAAAAGGTTTACGGTACGTCATCTAATATTTATCGACCACAATACCTTAAAGAGGTGATatcttttttgaaaactTCAGGTCTTGAGTATGACTTTCCTATCTATAATGATGGAGTATTTAATCAATATGCTAAAAGAATAGCCAAAGACGGAGAAGATCCTGATTTTACTATACCCAGCATATGTCCGGGGTTAATACCACTCTGGGAATTGAAGGATCTGCTCATGTCTGGTAAATTGCAAAAAGAATTGACAGGTAGGACATTGGTATTTGATACCTCATTTGGGTTTATTAGAAAACTTGAACCGTGGGAAGATGAGGACTCTACAACCAAGACGGCTATATGTGACGTAGTAAGGTTGTTGGGCCTTGAAATGGCATCCAACTCTATAGTGGTGGTATAA
- the MPO1 gene encoding 2-hydroxy-palmitic acid dioxygenase MPO1 (CAGL0A00341g~Ortholog(s) have role in sphingoid catabolic process and endoplasmic reticulum localization) yields MVTSAAATVTGTNTEVGGLRKELGFYKFYHHNTVNVLIHSVCVPTILFTTICILHRVSLPFQIMGVYLTLGHLLALRFATTYCRLHIPVGICATAILVCTLYALDAGLVGLTLKQESEIFVAAWIMQFIGHGVFEKKKPALLDSLEQSLVLAPYFILFEFLFLLGFFPKLRAELESDVTKLKLQEKRQS; encoded by the coding sequence atggtTACATCTGCAGCTGCTACTGTTACAGGTACAAATACAGAGGTTGGTGGCCTACGTAAGGAGCTTGGCTTTTACAAGTTTTACCATCATAATACTGTGAATGTGCTTATTCATTCAGTATGTGTTCCTACTATTCTATTCACGACGATATGTATCCTTCATAGGGTCAGCTTACCATTCCAAATTATGGGAGTATACCTAACACTTGGACACCTGTTGGCTTTGCGGTTTGCTACTACTTATTGCAGATTACATATTCCTGTAGGCATATGTGCAACTGCAATTCTAGTCTGTACCTTGTATGCCTTAGATGCCGGACTGGTAGGCTTGACGTTGAAGCAAGAATCAGAAATATTTGTTGCAGCTTGGATAATGCAGTTCATTGGACATGGTGTATtcgagaagaagaagccaGCGTTACTAGACAGTTTGGAACAAAGTTTGGTGCTGGCACCTTATTTTATCctttttgagtttttgtttttgttagGATTCTTTCCAAAATTAAGAGCTGAATTGGAATCGGATGTTACCAAGTTAAAATTGCAAGAGAAAAGGCAAAGCTAA